The window GCATCAACACAGGTAGCGTCGAACTAAATGATATGGAGAAGCGGAGAGGCATATCTCCTGGCCCATTTGTCAAACTTCTTGAAGAACTCGGCAAAAATACCAAATTTCGTAAACTATGTCCATTTTCAGAAGCACTTGTCCGCAAACGGGAGCCTGAAGAATTTGTGTTACGTTTTTTTGCATACTTAAATAATTATCAGAACTTTGAAAGACAGGTTAATGTGTTTCTTAATGAATATTTAGAAGAACACAACCATCCTGGAATTAATCAAGATGGTATGCGCTCTGAATTTTACAAAATGTTAGACTTTGTTGAAAAATACTTTCCAAATGGATTTAGTAAATCAAAAGGTAATGTAAAGACGCCTCGAATTCGATTTGAGGCAATTTCTGTAGGTGTTGCACTTGCCTTGAGGGAAAACAGCGATATTCAACCAAAGTCAATAAAGTGGCTTGACTCACCCGAATTCAAGGAATATACTACCTCAGATGCAAGCAACTCCAGACCTAAAGTAATTAAGCGTATTGAATATGTTCGCGATCAACTTCTCCGTAAATCATGACTAGCGCATTATTTCAGGATTTCAATGAACGCTCCAGAGAAGTGAGCAAATATTTTATGTTCTTAAAGAGTTTGGAGCAGGGAACTACTAAATTAAGTCTGGAAGGTAAGGGAGGAATCCCAAAAATCAAAGAAATTAATTCTGAGTTAATCAAGACCTTAAAAGCTAGTGGTTTTCTGTTGCTCTATAACCTAGTAGAAGCAACAATGCGAAACGCAATCCAAGCTATATTTGATGAACTGCAAACTCAAGGAGTTTCCTACGACCAAATTAGACCTGAACTGAAAAGAATTGTTCTCAAAAACTTAAAGAAGC of the Microcoleus sp. FACHB-68 genome contains:
- a CDS encoding DUF262 domain-containing protein, yielding MPKAPKISPNSEITDEQREAAEVEIREKQKVVDYDTKEYPVEVLVKKYRDGLDEDTNELYIPDYQRDMIWEEPRQSKFIESLLLGLPIPYIFVADLRPEQEDDEDDLARLEIVDGTQRIRTLDRFLNNELKLCELEKLKKLNNFKFSDLPLARQRRFNRATIRMIVLTEKADEETRRDMFERINTGSVELNDMEKRRGISPGPFVKLLEELGKNTKFRKLCPFSEALVRKREPEEFVLRFFAYLNNYQNFERQVNVFLNEYLEEHNHPGINQDGMRSEFYKMLDFVEKYFPNGFSKSKGNVKTPRIRFEAISVGVALALRENSDIQPKSIKWLDSPEFKEYTTSDASNSRPKVIKRIEYVRDQLLRKS